TGACCTGTCTGCCGTGCCTGCCTGTCCCGTTGGAACGGCAGATAGGCCCGGCACAGGCAGGCGCCGAGATTGGGCAAAAGGGGGCGTTTTTCAAAGATCTCATCAGTATCGGAGGGGGCTTGGGGTACCTGTTCATCCACCGGGATCTTGGACAAGGTGAACTTTCTTGTGTTAACATGCCGTCCCTGACAAGGACACACGGCGGAGAAACCCATGGAGCGGAAAAAGGAGGGAAATCTCATGGCGGGGAAAACCATAGCCGTCGTTGCCACCCTGGACACCAAGGGCCGGGAGACGGCCTTTCTGAAGCAACTGATAGAAGCGAGAGGACATCGGGTGCTGCTGCTGGACACGAACACCGGGGGCGAGCCGTCAATCCCCGCCGATATATCGGCTGGGGAGATCGCCAAGAGCGCCGGGGGAGACATAGAAGAGATCAGGAGATCGAAGGACACCCACAAGGCCTCATCGATCATGGTCGAAGGGGCCTCCAAGATCGTAAACGACCTTCTCGAAAGGGGCGAACTTCACGGGATTATTTCCTTCGGCGGGGCCAGCAACACCGCCATGGGAACATCCATCATGAAGTCCCTTCCCTTCGGTATACCCAAGCTTATGGTTTCCAGCACCGCGGCCATGCCGGCCTATGCCGGAGGGTACTTCGGGACCAAGGATATTACCATATTACATTCGGTGGTTGATATCGCCGGACTCAACCCCCTCGTAAGGGATATCTTGAAAAGGGGCGCGGGGGCCATTTGCGGCATGGTGGAGGAGGGAAAAGGCTTTACTTCCTTGGGTGGAGATGTCCGGGAAAAGCCCCTCGTCGCCCTCACCGAGTTCAAGTTTTCGGAGAAATGCTGCTCCCTAATCAGGAAACTTCTTCCAGAGCATGGATTCGAAGTGATCCCATTCCATGCCCAGGGGATCAGTGATCAGGCCATGGAGGAGTTGATCGGGGAGGGACTTTTCAAGGGCGTAATGGATATCGTTCCCGCAGGGGTGGCAGAGGAACTCTTGGGAGGAAACCGCGCAGCGGGTCCCAACCGCTTGGAACGGGCCGGTGAGATGGGAATCCCCCAGATCGTTACACCCTGTGGATTTGAGATGCTCAGTTGCGGCCCCCTCGAAAGGGGAGAAAAAAACGATCCCCTCTGGATTTCCAGGAACATCAAGGAAAGGAAAAGTTTCATCCCGGACCCTTTCCGGGTTCAAGCCCGTACCACCGCAGAAGAACTGCAAGAGATCGCCCGAGCAGTCGCTGAAAAGCTGAACCGGGCCAAGGGGCCTGTGGCCTTTCTTATTCCCCGAAGGGGCTGGTCCTCCCTAAGCGAGGAAGGAAGGCCCCTCCATGATCCGGAAACGGATCGGGTCTTTGTGGAAGAACTCAAGGAAAAATTGAATCGGGAGATTCCGGTAATCGAGGTCGATGTCCCTCTAAACTCCCCTGAATTTGCCGAAGAGGCCGTGAAATGGTTCCTGAAACTCACCGGGGAGAAATGATACATCGGAAAAAGAACGATCTTGTCCACCCCGTAAAGGTCACCTTCCGGATCGAAATCTTCTCCCCTTAATGTACAGCTTATAGATGTGGATCCGGTAACGGAGGCCAGCAGGCTGGATCGTTTCGTGGCCGAAAGCCCGAGACAGGGCCCTTGTAAAAGTGCACGTGTGGTTACCGGGGGCAATCCGTTTTTCCAAAATGACTCACTTCT
The genomic region above belongs to Deltaproteobacteria bacterium and contains:
- a CDS encoding Tm-1-like ATP-binding domain-containing protein encodes the protein MERKKEGNLMAGKTIAVVATLDTKGRETAFLKQLIEARGHRVLLLDTNTGGEPSIPADISAGEIAKSAGGDIEEIRRSKDTHKASSIMVEGASKIVNDLLERGELHGIISFGGASNTAMGTSIMKSLPFGIPKLMVSSTAAMPAYAGGYFGTKDITILHSVVDIAGLNPLVRDILKRGAGAICGMVEEGKGFTSLGGDVREKPLVALTEFKFSEKCCSLIRKLLPEHGFEVIPFHAQGISDQAMEELIGEGLFKGVMDIVPAGVAEELLGGNRAAGPNRLERAGEMGIPQIVTPCGFEMLSCGPLERGEKNDPLWISRNIKERKSFIPDPFRVQARTTAEELQEIARAVAEKLNRAKGPVAFLIPRRGWSSLSEEGRPLHDPETDRVFVEELKEKLNREIPVIEVDVPLNSPEFAEEAVKWFLKLTGEK